A stretch of Tenrec ecaudatus isolate mTenEca1 chromosome 2, mTenEca1.hap1, whole genome shotgun sequence DNA encodes these proteins:
- the LOC142440727 gene encoding ATP synthase F(1) complex subunit epsilon, mitochondrial has protein sequence MVAYWRQAGLSYIRYSQICAKAVRDALKAEFKANAEKTAGHSVKIVKVKKD, from the coding sequence ATGGTGGCGTACTGGCGACAGGCTGGGCTCAGCTACATCCGCTACTCGCAGATCTGTGCAAAAGCCGTCAGGGACGCCCTGAAGGCCGAATTCAAAGCCAATGCTGAGAAGACTGCTGGCCACAGCGTGAAGATTGTGAAAGTGAAGAAggactaa